Proteins encoded by one window of Streptomyces sp. ALI-76-A:
- a CDS encoding SH3 domain-containing protein, which produces MAVSQLPPLFTEVPHVPAFPLRHSRRRLRPRRRLLATPAVASDEWNALGGDGGGHHHDESQSLYRGVVTAGTLALRSAPNRGSQIIRYAHRGEIVKIFREVGGQTVDGNPLWYLLADGTWAWGPARYIDNVGPAPRWRR; this is translated from the coding sequence GTGGCGGTAAGTCAGCTTCCGCCCCTGTTCACTGAGGTACCCCATGTCCCTGCGTTCCCGCTGCGCCATAGCCGTCGCCGCCTCCGCCCTCGCCGCCGCCTTCTCGCCACCCCCGCCGTCGCGAGCGACGAGTGGAACGCCCTCGGCGGCGACGGCGGAGGTCACCACCACGACGAGAGCCAGAGCCTGTACAGGGGCGTGGTCACCGCGGGCACCCTCGCGTTGCGCAGTGCGCCGAACCGGGGGTCACAGATCATCCGGTACGCGCACCGCGGCGAGATCGTCAAGATCTTCCGCGAGGTCGGCGGCCAGACCGTCGACGGCAACCCCCTGTGGTACCTGCTCGCGGACGGCACCTGGGCCTGGGGTCCGGCCCGGTACATCGACAACGTCGGGCCCGCGCCACGCTGGCGCCGATGA
- a CDS encoding HAMP domain-containing sensor histidine kinase, translated as MRRPTLPRWAGTLGAKAAVFITVMCCALAALLGVLVHVSVTNQTVGQARDLALARLTEQTAAFEAGDTLPRGAGVDPPELPEALRDLAAAGERGTMVGEHHGRPTMWAAGPVDGGRALAVEVDYAQGERTIDGLDRAIVWSSGLAIGATLLVGAFAVTRVTRRLETTAQVARRISAGDLDARVGDPRTKDPTRPQDEVAAVAAALDSMAASLQGKLLSEQRFTADVAHELRTPLTGLHAAAELLPPSRPTELVRDRVAALRTLTEDLLEISRLETGRERLELDTEPLGALAGRVVRASGTDTEVVVVRDVAVETDRRRLERVLGNLVANAHRHGRGPVLLTVDGPVVTVRDHGDGYPAYLVEHGPQRFRTEGGAKGHGLGLTIAVGQAEVLGARVTFGNAPDGGAVAMVTLP; from the coding sequence ATGAGACGGCCCACGCTCCCCCGGTGGGCCGGCACGCTCGGCGCGAAGGCGGCGGTGTTCATCACCGTGATGTGCTGCGCGCTGGCCGCCCTGCTCGGCGTCCTGGTGCATGTGTCGGTGACGAACCAGACGGTCGGTCAGGCCCGTGACCTCGCCCTGGCCAGACTGACGGAGCAGACGGCGGCGTTCGAGGCCGGGGACACGCTGCCGCGCGGCGCCGGCGTCGATCCCCCGGAGCTGCCCGAGGCGCTGCGGGACCTCGCGGCGGCCGGCGAACGCGGCACGATGGTCGGCGAGCACCACGGGCGCCCCACGATGTGGGCGGCGGGTCCGGTCGACGGCGGCCGGGCGCTGGCCGTGGAGGTCGACTACGCGCAGGGCGAGCGCACCATCGACGGCCTCGACCGGGCGATCGTCTGGTCGTCGGGGCTGGCGATCGGGGCGACCCTGCTGGTCGGCGCGTTCGCGGTGACCCGGGTGACCCGGCGGCTGGAGACCACCGCGCAGGTGGCCCGGCGGATCAGCGCCGGTGACCTGGACGCACGGGTCGGCGACCCCCGTACGAAGGACCCGACCCGGCCGCAGGACGAGGTGGCCGCGGTCGCCGCCGCGCTGGACTCCATGGCGGCGTCGTTGCAGGGCAAGCTGCTGAGCGAGCAGCGGTTCACCGCGGACGTGGCGCACGAGCTGCGCACCCCCCTGACCGGGCTGCACGCGGCGGCCGAACTGCTGCCGCCGAGCCGCCCCACCGAGCTGGTCCGGGACCGGGTGGCGGCACTGCGCACGCTCACCGAGGACCTGCTGGAGATCTCCCGGCTGGAGACCGGGCGGGAGCGGCTGGAACTGGACACGGAGCCACTGGGTGCGCTGGCCGGGCGGGTGGTGCGGGCGTCGGGAACGGACACGGAGGTCGTCGTCGTCCGGGACGTGGCCGTGGAGACGGACCGGCGGCGGCTGGAGCGGGTGCTCGGGAACCTGGTGGCGAACGCGCACCGGCACGGGCGGGGGCCGGTGCTGCTGACGGTGGACGGGCCGGTGGTCACCGTGCGGGATCACGGGGACGGCTATCCGGCCTACCTCGTGGAGCACGGGCCGCAGCGGTTCCGTACGGAGGGCGGTGCCAAGGGGCACGGGCTCGGCCTGACGATCGCGGTCGGCCAGGCGGAGGTGCTCGGCGCACGGGTGACCTTCGGCAACGCGCCGGACGGCGGGGCCGTGGCGATGGTGACCCTGCCATAG
- a CDS encoding nuclease-related domain-containing protein, with product MSGLRVVPTWRHGQERLYVCLTDGRNIAWYDREAARVNLLSEDRRQDVLDVLGPFLTGPVAVGPPPVPTPSELARLSLHPDDDLAPNRPGEALQIALDRDPGPAHRLRPDPRRRALAAEQAVGEALDRLDGAGWHALHSVPLPGGDRVHHLVIGPGGLFAVHTLYARRQRVTVADPMVTLGRRAPLPLLRRVRADADRASYALTAEVHPVLALVGPADVTVAAPPRAVRVLTDTEVDGLARTGGVLKPADVEALHAMARDRRTWTRV from the coding sequence ATGAGCGGACTGCGCGTCGTACCGACCTGGCGACACGGTCAGGAACGGCTCTACGTCTGCCTCACGGACGGCAGGAACATCGCCTGGTACGACCGTGAGGCAGCCCGGGTCAACCTGCTCAGCGAGGACCGCAGACAGGACGTGCTCGACGTCCTCGGCCCCTTCCTGACCGGGCCGGTGGCCGTGGGCCCGCCCCCGGTCCCGACCCCCTCCGAGCTGGCCAGGCTGTCCCTGCACCCGGACGACGACCTGGCGCCCAACCGCCCCGGCGAGGCGCTCCAGATCGCCCTGGACCGGGACCCGGGCCCCGCCCACCGGCTGCGCCCCGACCCGCGCCGCCGGGCCCTCGCCGCCGAGCAGGCGGTGGGGGAGGCCCTGGACCGCCTCGACGGAGCGGGCTGGCACGCCCTGCACTCCGTTCCGCTGCCCGGCGGCGACCGCGTGCACCACCTGGTGATCGGCCCGGGCGGCCTGTTCGCCGTCCACACGCTGTACGCCCGCAGGCAGCGGGTCACGGTCGCCGACCCGATGGTCACGCTGGGCCGCCGGGCACCACTCCCGCTGCTGCGCCGCGTCCGGGCCGACGCCGACCGCGCCTCCTACGCCCTGACGGCCGAGGTCCACCCGGTCCTGGCCCTCGTCGGCCCCGCGGACGTGACGGTCGCCGCGCCCCCGCGAGCGGTCCGGGTCCTGACGGACACGGAGGTGGACGGTCTGGCCCGTACCGGCGGCGTGCTCAAGCCGGCCGACGTGGAGGCCCTGCACGCTATGGCGCGCGACCGGCGGACGTGGACACGGGTGTGA
- a CDS encoding Ku protein — protein MLHVRSIWNGAISFGLVSIPIKLVNATESHSISFRQIHTEDGGRIRYRKVCELEDREVTQSEIGKGYEDADGTIIPITDDDLAHLPLPTAKTIEIVAFVPADRIDPLQMDAAYYLGAGGVPAAKPYTLLREALKRSQKVAIAKYALRGRERLGMLRVVGDAIALHGLLWPDEVRAPEGLAPDTNVTVNDKELDLADALMDTLGEIDLEDLHDEYREALEEVVAAKAAGEVPPEAPEPAKGGKVLDLMAALEKSVRAAKESRGEGTADKAAGESADESAKESAEVRRLPARKSARTTPKQEGGKKSTASGAKKTAAKKTTASASTKKSTVKPTARSTAKSPAKSTKSAQGTKKTAAKKTPAKKTAARKRTA, from the coding sequence GTGCTGCACGTGCGATCCATCTGGAACGGCGCCATCTCGTTCGGCCTGGTCAGCATCCCGATCAAGCTGGTCAACGCGACCGAGAGCCACTCGATCTCCTTCCGCCAGATCCACACGGAGGACGGCGGCCGCATCCGCTACCGCAAGGTGTGCGAACTGGAGGACCGCGAGGTCACCCAGTCCGAGATCGGCAAGGGCTACGAGGACGCGGACGGCACGATCATCCCGATCACCGACGACGACCTGGCCCACCTGCCGCTGCCGACCGCCAAGACGATCGAGATCGTGGCCTTCGTGCCGGCCGACCGGATCGACCCGCTCCAGATGGACGCCGCGTACTACCTCGGGGCGGGCGGTGTCCCGGCCGCCAAGCCGTACACCCTGCTGCGCGAGGCCCTCAAGCGCAGCCAGAAGGTCGCCATCGCCAAGTACGCGCTGCGCGGCCGGGAGCGCCTCGGCATGCTGCGGGTGGTGGGCGACGCCATCGCCCTGCACGGACTGCTGTGGCCGGACGAGGTGCGCGCCCCCGAAGGCCTCGCCCCGGACACGAACGTCACCGTCAACGACAAGGAACTCGACCTCGCGGACGCCCTCATGGACACCCTCGGCGAGATCGACCTGGAGGACCTGCACGACGAGTACCGGGAGGCGCTGGAGGAGGTCGTCGCCGCGAAGGCGGCCGGCGAGGTACCGCCCGAGGCGCCCGAACCGGCCAAGGGCGGCAAGGTCCTGGACCTGATGGCGGCCCTGGAGAAGAGCGTGCGGGCGGCGAAGGAGTCCCGGGGCGAGGGGACGGCCGACAAGGCCGCGGGGGAGTCGGCGGACGAGTCCGCGAAGGAGTCCGCTGAGGTCAGACGCCTGCCGGCCCGGAAGTCGGCGCGGACGACGCCCAAGCAGGAGGGCGGCAAGAAGTCGACGGCGTCCGGGGCGAAGAAGACCGCCGCCAAGAAGACCACGGCGTCCGCGTCCACGAAGAAGTCGACGGTCAAGCCGACCGCGCGATCGACCGCCAAGTCACCGGCCAAGTCGACGAAATCGGCCCAGGGCACGAAGAAGACGGCGGCGAAGAAGACCCCCGCGAAGAAGACCGCGGCCCGCAAACGGACCGCGTGA
- a CDS encoding dual specificity protein phosphatase — MRTSRKQSDVPAPDSPWSEIVPGLWMGGHEFSSRPGQIGFAVVRDEFDLVQTLLRLPGHGPDPGVEHHVWPIPDGPLDGTQLAGVIRLARAACDALDEGRKVLVRCYHGYNRSGLVVAQALIRHGRSADEAIRLIRSRRSPWALHNELFVDYLKAGLQTARLLEELAE, encoded by the coding sequence GTGCGAACGAGCAGGAAGCAGTCCGACGTACCCGCTCCGGACAGTCCCTGGAGCGAGATCGTGCCCGGCCTGTGGATGGGCGGGCACGAGTTCAGCAGCCGGCCCGGACAGATCGGGTTCGCCGTCGTGCGGGACGAGTTCGATCTCGTGCAGACCCTGCTGCGGCTGCCGGGGCACGGGCCGGACCCCGGTGTCGAGCACCATGTGTGGCCGATTCCCGACGGACCGCTGGACGGCACCCAGCTGGCGGGGGTGATCCGGCTCGCGCGGGCCGCGTGCGACGCGCTGGACGAGGGCCGCAAGGTCCTCGTCCGCTGCTATCACGGCTACAACCGTTCGGGCCTGGTCGTCGCGCAGGCCCTGATCCGCCACGGGCGCTCCGCGGACGAGGCGATCCGGCTGATACGGTCCCGCCGTTCGCCCTGGGCGCTGCACAACGAGCTGTTCGTGGACTACCTCAAGGCCGGGCTTCAGACCGCCCGGCTGCTGGAGGAGCTCGCCGAGTAA
- a CDS encoding peptidylprolyl isomerase, producing MSRVELTTNFGRIVLELDDAEAPKTVENFLTYVGNGHYDGTIFHRVIDGFMVQGGGFTAEMAQKPTLAPVPNEADNGLKNTAYTVAMARTSDPHSATAQFFINVSDNEFLNYTAKNPSGWGYTVFGRVTEGQDVVDRIKQVRTGTVRGMQDVPTQPVVIESAKTLG from the coding sequence ATGTCCAGGGTCGAGCTGACCACGAACTTCGGCCGCATCGTCCTCGAACTCGACGACGCCGAAGCCCCCAAGACCGTCGAGAACTTCCTGACGTACGTCGGGAACGGGCACTACGACGGCACCATCTTCCACCGGGTGATCGACGGCTTCATGGTGCAGGGCGGTGGCTTCACCGCGGAGATGGCGCAGAAGCCCACCCTCGCGCCGGTGCCGAACGAGGCCGACAACGGGCTGAAGAACACCGCGTACACCGTGGCGATGGCGCGCACCAGCGATCCGCACTCGGCGACCGCCCAGTTCTTCATCAACGTGTCGGACAACGAGTTCCTCAACTACACGGCGAAGAACCCGAGCGGCTGGGGTTACACCGTCTTCGGCCGCGTCACCGAGGGCCAGGACGTCGTGGACCGGATCAAGCAGGTTCGCACCGGAACCGTCCGCGGCATGCAGGACGTGCCCACCCAGCCCGTCGTCATCGAGTCCGCCAAGACGCTCGGCTGA
- a CDS encoding response regulator, translating to MGKTRTRWPVPTYSRVVPGASGRVLVVDDNKVIRQLIRVNLELEGFEVVTAADGAECLDVVHQVRPDMVTLDVVMPRLDGLRTAARLRSDPRTSHLPLAIISACTQFEVETGLDVGVDAFLAKPFEPTELVCLVRQLIEEKRDRERESEKRGGVVEAGEESAFDGILGAGEAERAAGRAGG from the coding sequence GTGGGGAAAACCCGGACGCGGTGGCCGGTCCCGACCTACTCTCGAGTTGTGCCAGGCGCGTCTGGCCGGGTGCTTGTTGTGGACGACAACAAGGTCATCCGGCAGCTGATCAGGGTCAATCTCGAGCTGGAGGGCTTCGAGGTGGTGACCGCGGCCGATGGTGCCGAATGTCTGGATGTCGTTCATCAGGTGCGGCCCGACATGGTCACCCTCGATGTCGTCATGCCGCGGCTCGACGGGCTCCGGACCGCCGCCCGACTGCGCAGCGACCCGCGAACCAGCCACCTCCCGCTGGCCATCATCAGCGCCTGTACGCAGTTCGAGGTCGAGACCGGCCTCGATGTCGGCGTCGACGCCTTCCTCGCCAAACCCTTCGAGCCCACTGAACTCGTCTGTCTGGTGCGGCAGTTGATCGAGGAGAAGAGGGACAGGGAGAGGGAGAGCGAGAAGAGGGGCGGGGTTGTTGAGGCCGGCGAGGAGTCGGCGTTCGACGGCATCCTCGGTGCCGGAGAGGCCGAGCGGGCCGCCGGACGCGCCGGCGGCTGA
- a CDS encoding FtsW/RodA/SpoVE family cell cycle protein, whose translation MTKAGTTVRTADPPLPVVHLPRRRGVELALIVLAVLLSVYGYCAVGLAQHGTVPPGAAGYGAGLGVLALFAHCAVRLRAPCADPLLLPIGVLLNGLGLVLIYRLDLETPGDRAAPTQLVWSALGVTLFTVVVLVLRDHRVLTRHSRTCVTAALVLLTLPIFFPAVNGARIWIRIAGFSIQPGEFAKVLLAVFFAAYLAANRDALAYAGRQVWRLRRVQLPTGRVLGPIVAVWLVSVGVLILERDLGTSLLFFGLFVILLYVATGRIGWIAVGLLLASFGAVAVGWLEPHVHSRVEAWQQPFASIEAGEGPNQLAQSLFAFAAGGILGTGLGLGHSVLIGFAAKSDFILATAGEELGLAGLSAIFLLYGLLVERGYRAGLCTRDPFGRLLAVGLASIVALQVFVIAGGVTGLIPLTGMAMPFLAQGGSSVVTNWAIVALLIRVSDAARGPDTDDGQVMP comes from the coding sequence ATGACCAAGGCCGGAACCACCGTACGGACAGCGGACCCGCCCCTGCCCGTCGTCCACCTCCCCCGGCGCCGTGGCGTCGAACTGGCCCTCATCGTCCTCGCCGTCCTGCTGTCGGTGTACGGCTACTGCGCGGTCGGTCTCGCCCAGCACGGCACCGTCCCGCCCGGCGCCGCGGGCTACGGCGCCGGGCTCGGCGTGCTCGCGCTGTTCGCGCACTGCGCGGTACGCCTGCGCGCCCCCTGCGCCGACCCGCTGCTGCTGCCGATCGGCGTGCTGCTCAACGGTCTCGGCCTGGTCCTGATCTACCGGCTCGACCTGGAGACACCCGGCGACCGGGCGGCGCCCACCCAACTCGTGTGGTCCGCCCTCGGCGTGACCCTGTTCACCGTGGTCGTCCTGGTGCTGCGCGACCACCGCGTCCTGACGCGCCACTCCCGGACCTGCGTCACCGCCGCCCTCGTCCTGCTCACGCTGCCGATCTTCTTCCCGGCGGTGAACGGTGCCCGCATCTGGATCCGGATCGCCGGATTCTCCATCCAGCCGGGCGAGTTCGCGAAGGTACTGCTCGCGGTGTTCTTCGCCGCGTACCTCGCGGCCAACCGCGACGCGCTGGCGTACGCCGGCCGCCAGGTCTGGCGGTTGCGGCGGGTCCAGCTGCCCACCGGCCGCGTCCTCGGCCCGATCGTCGCCGTCTGGCTGGTCAGCGTCGGCGTGCTGATCCTGGAACGCGACCTGGGGACCTCGCTGTTGTTCTTCGGCCTGTTCGTCATCCTGCTGTACGTCGCCACCGGCCGGATCGGCTGGATCGCCGTCGGTCTGCTGCTGGCCTCGTTCGGCGCGGTCGCCGTCGGCTGGCTGGAACCGCACGTGCACAGCAGGGTGGAGGCCTGGCAGCAGCCGTTCGCGTCGATCGAGGCGGGCGAGGGACCGAACCAGCTCGCCCAGTCCCTGTTCGCCTTCGCGGCGGGCGGCATCCTCGGCACCGGACTCGGTCTCGGCCACTCCGTCCTCATCGGCTTCGCCGCCAAGTCGGACTTCATCCTGGCCACGGCGGGCGAGGAGCTGGGCCTGGCGGGCCTGTCCGCGATCTTCCTGCTGTACGGCCTGCTGGTGGAGCGGGGCTACCGGGCCGGCCTGTGCACGCGGGACCCCTTCGGCCGGCTGCTCGCCGTCGGGCTGGCCTCGATCGTGGCGCTCCAGGTGTTCGTGATCGCCGGCGGGGTGACGGGGCTGATCCCGCTGACCGGCATGGCGATGCCGTTCCTCGCCCAGGGCGGCTCGTCGGTCGTCACCAACTGGGCGATCGTGGCCCTGCTGATCCGGGTGAGCGACGCGGCGCGGGGACCGGACACGGACGACGGGCAGGTGATGCCGTGA
- the ligD gene encoding non-homologous end-joining DNA ligase, with the protein MTPITEVEGRRLALSNLEKVLYPATGFTKAELLHYYATTAEVLLPHLRDRPVSFLRYPDGPQGQVFFAKNVPPGTPDWVTTAEVPRSEGPARMVLVQDLASLMWAANLVTEFHTHQWLIGSPGEADRLVLDLDPGAPATIVECCEVALWLRERLAADGIEAYPKTAGSKGLHLLAAVRGASSDQVSEYARQLAVEAERAMPRLVVHRMTRSLRPGKVFVDWSQNAARKTTATPYTLRARAEPLVSAPVTWTEVEDCGAPARLAFLAPDLAPRVQDHGDLLAPLLDPDRAGQLP; encoded by the coding sequence ATGACGCCGATCACAGAGGTGGAGGGGCGAAGGCTCGCGCTCAGCAACCTGGAGAAGGTGCTGTATCCCGCGACCGGCTTCACCAAGGCCGAGCTGCTGCACTACTACGCCACCACCGCCGAGGTCCTGCTGCCCCATCTGCGGGACCGGCCGGTGTCCTTCCTGCGCTATCCCGACGGACCCCAGGGCCAGGTGTTCTTCGCCAAGAACGTGCCGCCGGGTACGCCCGACTGGGTCACCACCGCCGAGGTGCCCCGGTCGGAGGGGCCGGCCCGGATGGTGCTGGTGCAGGACCTGGCGAGCCTGATGTGGGCGGCGAACCTGGTCACCGAGTTCCACACCCACCAGTGGCTGATCGGCTCGCCCGGCGAGGCCGACCGGCTGGTCCTCGACCTCGACCCCGGGGCGCCCGCGACGATCGTCGAGTGCTGCGAGGTCGCCCTGTGGCTGCGGGAGCGGCTGGCGGCGGACGGGATCGAGGCATACCCGAAGACCGCCGGGTCCAAGGGGCTGCACCTGCTGGCGGCGGTCCGGGGAGCGTCGTCCGACCAGGTGTCCGAGTACGCCAGGCAGCTGGCCGTGGAGGCGGAGCGGGCCATGCCGCGGCTGGTCGTCCACCGGATGACACGGAGCCTGCGGCCCGGCAAGGTGTTCGTCGACTGGAGCCAGAACGCCGCCCGCAAGACCACGGCCACGCCCTACACCCTTCGGGCACGTGCCGAGCCCCTGGTGTCGGCGCCGGTGACCTGGACGGAGGTCGAGGACTGCGGGGCACCCGCGCGGCTGGCCTTCCTGGCACCTGACCTCGCGCCCCGCGTACAGGACCACGGCGATCTGCTGGCGCCGTTGCTCGACCCGGACCGGGCGGGACAGCTGCCGTGA
- a CDS encoding SDR family oxidoreductase, giving the protein MNGAGVALVTGANRGLGKEVCRQLAARGHTVIVTARSGDAARAAAEEVGPGTWASVLDVTSAEDVARVAREVGERHGRLDVLVNNAAILYDTWQRAVTADLDVVREAAETNLYGPWRLTQALLPLLRASGHGRIVNVSSESGSLASMGGGTPAYAASKAALNALTRMLAAELRPDGVLVNAVCPGWVATEMGGPGGRPVGEGAAGIVWAATLPDSGPTGGFFRDGEPVPW; this is encoded by the coding sequence GTGAACGGAGCGGGCGTCGCGCTGGTCACCGGGGCGAACCGGGGCCTCGGCAAGGAGGTGTGCCGGCAACTCGCCGCGCGGGGGCACACCGTGATCGTCACGGCGCGCTCCGGGGACGCGGCCCGCGCGGCCGCCGAGGAGGTCGGTCCCGGAACGTGGGCGTCGGTGCTGGACGTGACCTCCGCCGAGGACGTCGCCCGGGTGGCGCGGGAGGTCGGTGAGCGGCACGGGCGGCTGGACGTCCTGGTCAACAACGCCGCCATCCTGTACGACACCTGGCAACGGGCCGTGACCGCCGACCTGGACGTGGTGCGCGAGGCGGCGGAGACCAACCTGTACGGCCCGTGGCGGCTCACGCAGGCGCTGCTGCCGCTGCTGCGCGCGAGCGGTCACGGCCGGATCGTCAACGTCTCCAGCGAGTCCGGGTCGTTGGCGTCCATGGGCGGGGGCACGCCCGCCTACGCGGCGTCCAAGGCCGCGCTCAACGCCCTGACCAGGATGCTGGCGGCGGAACTGCGCCCCGACGGCGTCCTCGTGAACGCGGTCTGCCCGGGCTGGGTGGCCACCGAGATGGGCGGCCCGGGTGGCCGCCCGGTCGGCGAGGGCGCCGCGGGGATCGTGTGGGCGGCGACGCTCCCCGACTCCGGTCCGACGGGCGGGTTCTTCCGGGACGGTGAACCCGTGCCCTGGTGA
- a CDS encoding alpha/beta hydrolase — protein sequence MPFFSSYDGTVLAYHVAGDGAPVVCLPGGPTDSAYLGDLGGLSAHRQVIRLDLRGTGRSAVPEDPGSYRCDRLVGDVEALRERLGLDRLDLLAHCAGANPAVQYASRHPERVGKLVLVTPSVRAVGLTIEGGLRLETARLRRHEPWFPEAFAALEAIVEGRQVTEDAVNAVAPFSYGRWDEAAQAHHAALEERRAPEVMAAFGAEGAFDPDATRAALGRFPAPVLLLAGEVDLGAPPRTVAEFAGLFPDAEFVVQPGAGHNPWVDDAERFVRSVVGFLERTGNDGPVVTVCTGTA from the coding sequence ATGCCCTTTTTCTCCTCGTACGACGGAACCGTGCTCGCGTATCACGTCGCCGGTGACGGAGCGCCCGTCGTGTGTCTGCCCGGCGGGCCGACGGACTCGGCGTATCTCGGGGACCTCGGTGGTCTCTCCGCTCACCGGCAAGTGATCAGGCTCGATCTTCGGGGCACCGGCCGGTCGGCCGTCCCGGAGGACCCCGGGTCCTACCGGTGCGACCGGCTGGTCGGGGACGTGGAGGCCCTGCGCGAGCGTCTCGGGCTGGACCGGCTGGATCTCCTCGCGCACTGCGCGGGCGCGAATCCGGCGGTCCAGTACGCGAGTCGCCACCCGGAGCGCGTCGGGAAGCTGGTGCTGGTGACGCCCAGTGTCAGGGCCGTGGGGCTCACGATCGAGGGGGGCCTTCGACTGGAGACGGCTCGGCTGCGGCGGCACGAACCGTGGTTCCCGGAGGCGTTCGCGGCCCTGGAGGCGATCGTGGAGGGCCGCCAGGTCACCGAGGACGCGGTGAACGCCGTCGCGCCGTTCTCCTACGGGCGTTGGGACGAGGCCGCTCAGGCCCATCACGCCGCGCTCGAGGAGCGGAGGGCTCCAGAGGTCATGGCGGCCTTCGGGGCCGAGGGCGCCTTCGACCCGGACGCCACCCGCGCGGCCCTCGGCCGGTTCCCGGCGCCGGTGCTGCTGCTGGCCGGCGAGGTGGACCTGGGGGCGCCTCCTCGGACGGTGGCCGAGTTCGCCGGGCTGTTCCCGGACGCGGAGTTCGTCGTTCAGCCCGGCGCCGGGCACAACCCCTGGGTCGATGACGCCGAGCGGTTCGTGCGGAGCGTGGTGGGGTTCCTGGAGCGGACCGGGAACGACGGGCCGGTCGTCACTGTGTGCACAGGCACGGCATAG
- a CDS encoding DUF3105 domain-containing protein has translation MSKNSKKAASAARKARIEEMRRADRARERRGRILTVGVCTAIVVGLVGWGGYALNSADEKAEQRAAAAKKPVRGEKTWDAEKLGRDHVTGAVSYPMTPPVGGDHHQAWMTCDGTVYTEAVARENAVHSLEHGAVWITYNDRAADADVEELADKVSRTPYTLMSPEKDQSGAIMLSAWGRQLTVGSASDPRVQQFLTKYVQGAQTPEPGAACSGGLTAA, from the coding sequence ATGAGCAAGAACAGCAAGAAGGCGGCCTCCGCGGCCCGGAAGGCCCGGATAGAGGAGATGCGCCGGGCGGACAGAGCCCGTGAGCGGCGCGGCCGGATCCTCACCGTCGGCGTCTGCACGGCCATCGTCGTCGGGCTCGTCGGCTGGGGCGGATACGCCCTGAACAGCGCCGACGAGAAGGCGGAACAGCGGGCCGCCGCGGCGAAGAAGCCGGTGCGGGGCGAGAAGACCTGGGACGCCGAGAAGCTCGGGCGCGACCATGTGACCGGCGCCGTCTCGTACCCGATGACCCCGCCCGTCGGCGGCGATCACCACCAGGCGTGGATGACCTGCGACGGCACCGTGTACACCGAGGCCGTCGCGCGCGAGAACGCCGTCCATTCCCTCGAACACGGGGCGGTCTGGATCACGTACAACGACAGGGCGGCCGATGCCGACGTCGAGGAGCTGGCGGACAAGGTGTCCAGGACGCCGTACACGCTGATGAGTCCGGAGAAGGACCAGAGCGGGGCGATCATGCTGTCCGCGTGGGGGCGTCAGCTCACCGTCGGCAGCGCGTCCGACCCCCGGGTCCAGCAGTTCCTCACCAAGTACGTGCAGGGTGCGCAGACCCCCGAGCCCGGCGCCGCCTGCTCGGGCGGTCTGACGGCGGCCTGA